The following coding sequences lie in one Halorussus halophilus genomic window:
- a CDS encoding NosD domain-containing protein, translated as MSISGWRLVVVVGVVVLTAAAVAVGVSGVGVSTPSMSNASPSPTSIDACTTITSPGTYELSRDVATRTRESCIDIRADDVELDGAGHAIDGRSLRDSSTAVVVGAHRTRSNVTVRNIEVRNWVYGVSVVNASETTVEGVRTSRTVEGVTVENSSDVTVADSTISNGFVGISVVHSRRVAVRKTVVETQASIGFSVIDSTDVAITNSSGRSNHVGVALFDTTRVHVIGATITESSAVGVTVRNTRQTRISESRLDNAGVTTTTMSGRVPRRYTSRDLALRNSARETVRNLSLAGTTVSLSGDDLLLTGTSDTSERDESDDASDSNANEWRPVTDPVTVTPYGSDSRLWLTVQYSDAAVREAKVEEESLRVLECRDDDCSRTTGEQRLSSGRNAVSVEGHRIDHEVDFLLVGVPSRRPSAVSTR; from the coding sequence ATGTCCATCTCTGGGTGGCGACTCGTCGTCGTGGTCGGCGTGGTAGTTCTTACTGCCGCGGCAGTCGCAGTCGGCGTCAGTGGCGTCGGCGTGAGCACCCCGAGTATGTCGAACGCGTCCCCTTCGCCGACCAGTATCGACGCTTGCACGACGATTACGTCGCCCGGCACGTACGAACTGTCGCGGGACGTGGCGACCCGGACTCGCGAGTCGTGCATCGACATTCGAGCAGACGACGTCGAGTTGGACGGCGCAGGCCACGCGATAGACGGCCGGTCGCTCAGGGACAGTTCGACCGCCGTCGTTGTCGGCGCGCATCGGACGCGCTCGAACGTCACGGTCCGAAATATCGAGGTTCGGAACTGGGTGTACGGGGTCTCCGTGGTGAACGCCAGCGAAACTACTGTCGAAGGCGTCCGGACTTCACGAACGGTCGAGGGCGTCACGGTGGAGAACTCCTCGGACGTGACGGTCGCCGACTCGACTATCTCGAACGGCTTCGTCGGAATTTCAGTCGTCCACTCGCGACGAGTTGCCGTCCGGAAGACAGTCGTAGAGACGCAAGCTTCGATTGGCTTCTCCGTAATCGACTCTACTGACGTCGCTATCACGAACTCGTCCGGAAGAAGCAACCACGTCGGCGTCGCGCTGTTCGACACGACTCGCGTCCACGTCATCGGCGCGACGATAACCGAGAGTTCGGCGGTCGGCGTCACCGTCAGGAACACTCGACAGACGCGGATTTCGGAGAGTCGGTTGGACAACGCAGGCGTCACGACGACCACGATGAGTGGCCGAGTCCCCCGACGCTACACGTCGCGTGACCTCGCGCTCCGGAACTCTGCCCGAGAGACGGTTCGAAACCTCTCCCTCGCCGGGACGACTGTCTCGCTCTCCGGTGACGACCTGTTGCTCACCGGGACGTCAGACACGTCGGAGCGGGACGAGTCCGACGACGCCAGCGACTCGAATGCCAACGAGTGGAGACCGGTGACAGACCCGGTGACGGTAACTCCTTACGGCAGCGACAGTCGTCTCTGGCTCACAGTCCAGTACAGCGATGCTGCAGTTCGAGAGGCCAAAGTCGAGGAAGAGTCGCTTCGCGTGCTGGAATGTCGGGACGACGACTGCTCGCGCACAACGGGAGAACAGCGGCTGAGCTCGGGAAGGAACGCCGTCTCTGTGGAGGGCCACCGAATCGACCACGAAGTCGATTTCCTGCTCGTCGGCGTTCCATCGCGACGTCCGTCCGCGGTTTCGACACGGTAA
- a CDS encoding PAS domain S-box protein produces the protein MPLVKPLLDRTSGEVLIISILVGGPGLALVYAGYRLPQMDIRPELYSRMARWCLGGIGVMLAIILFVKLAAGLNDELANFLILPALGSLAGLGMGYHDAKARTRARNAEEKQREAERYSHELERYERIVETVNDGIFVVNEDDVFTLVNEAYTKLVGYDREAILDSNISLVLEEAAKSTDEIQHELLTEDSNVGTTEDSDVGTYEGTLKSASGERIEVEATFALLPAEQGDSYDRVGVVRDVSERNEREQRLERQNERLDSFASMLAHELRNPTAIGQIYAKQLPEEASPEAVEYVTEAFDRIEDMVDVMLVVARGHEAVSTGTTVQLADASQAAWEEVDAPDATLELELDGEIEADETYIQHLFRNLFENSVEHGSESVTITVGELPTGFYVADDGTGISSEHRNAVFEPGFTTAAGQGGTGLGLAFVRELTEVYEWTCTVTESTSGGARFEFRDVATMQELPE, from the coding sequence ATGCCACTCGTGAAGCCACTACTGGACCGTACGTCTGGAGAGGTACTGATAATCTCTATCTTGGTGGGCGGTCCCGGACTCGCTCTCGTCTATGCGGGCTATCGGCTCCCCCAAATGGATATCCGTCCCGAACTGTACTCCAGAATGGCTCGGTGGTGCTTGGGCGGTATCGGAGTGATGCTGGCTATCATCCTGTTCGTCAAACTCGCGGCAGGTCTCAACGACGAACTCGCAAACTTTCTCATTCTCCCGGCCCTCGGTAGTCTCGCCGGTCTCGGCATGGGATATCACGATGCCAAGGCGAGAACCCGTGCGCGCAACGCCGAGGAGAAACAGCGAGAAGCGGAACGCTACAGTCACGAACTCGAACGGTACGAGCGAATCGTCGAGACGGTCAACGACGGCATCTTCGTCGTGAACGAAGACGACGTGTTCACGCTCGTGAACGAAGCCTACACTAAACTCGTCGGGTACGACCGCGAGGCGATACTCGACTCGAACATATCGCTCGTGTTGGAAGAGGCTGCCAAGTCTACCGACGAGATTCAACACGAACTGCTGACCGAGGATTCCAACGTGGGAACGACCGAGGACTCTGACGTGGGAACGTACGAGGGGACGCTGAAGTCCGCGTCCGGAGAACGAATCGAAGTCGAAGCGACCTTCGCGCTCCTCCCGGCCGAGCAGGGTGATAGCTACGACCGAGTCGGCGTCGTCCGCGATGTCAGCGAGCGCAACGAACGCGAACAGCGACTCGAACGACAGAACGAGCGACTCGATAGCTTCGCCAGCATGCTCGCACACGAACTCCGGAACCCCACCGCTATCGGCCAGATTTACGCCAAACAGCTTCCGGAGGAGGCGTCTCCGGAGGCCGTCGAGTACGTCACGGAGGCGTTCGACCGCATCGAGGACATGGTGGACGTCATGCTGGTCGTGGCGAGAGGTCACGAAGCGGTCTCTACGGGTACCACAGTGCAACTCGCAGACGCGTCCCAAGCCGCGTGGGAGGAGGTGGACGCGCCCGATGCGACACTCGAACTCGAACTCGACGGCGAGATAGAGGCGGACGAGACGTACATCCAGCATCTGTTCAGAAACCTGTTCGAAAACTCGGTCGAACACGGGTCCGAGTCGGTCACCATCACGGTCGGTGAACTCCCGACTGGCTTCTACGTGGCCGACGACGGAACCGGTATTTCGTCCGAACACCGTAACGCTGTGTTCGAACCGGGATTCACGACTGCGGCCGGGCAGGGCGGGACCGGATTAGGACTGGCGTTCGTCCGCGAACTCACCGAGGTGTACGAGTGGACGTGCACCGTCACGGAGAGCACTAGTGGTGGAGCGCGCTTCGAGTTCCGGGACGTGGCGACGATGCAGGAACTACCAGAGTAG